A genomic stretch from Mya arenaria isolate MELC-2E11 chromosome 10, ASM2691426v1 includes:
- the LOC128205737 gene encoding uncharacterized protein LOC128205737, with protein MPKQYSGHDLKHAIASVRRGHLSMSKAAKEFCIPRTTLHDHVNNPDLRTKTGPPKQLSEEDTQAFVNFSMYCAAQHLPLSRERARCFILDIVKRSEKPCLFNMEHGPSDEWFRKLEAEYHAIRFRTARNEDRSRTTMSNKKVMDEFFLFWVAQLEKHGVTAKPAQIFNCDETGWCGKEESKVKVIAPRTGPVKQRRVLTADHVTALLCVSADGKTTPPCIIYKESFPHRTYREGVPGSWLFAVSDTGYVNTEIFCQWFLRGFIPNCGKERPVVLLMDNHDSHISLPLIQAARANDIVLVGLPSHTTHLLQPLDVHINGPLKQRVSKICNNLGFLRPGVAISKAKLPVIISHALDQTSPSSIKEAFRLSGIFPVDRKQITDAELVPPTIDVSLPQDTEPIRSCHACGSFIGDNPLVKRGLVPRHLWDILVPPPMPAAPIKKPSAKIVATGRVISSDDILESLKAKETEAAERLLQKHARRKGRRRGNSV; from the exons ATGCCAAAACAATATTCTGGTCATGATTTGAAGCATGCGATTGCCAGCGTCCGTCGGGGGCATTTAAGTATGTCAAAAGCTGCAAAGGAATTCTGTATTCCAAGAACAACCCTACATGACCATGTAAATAATCCTGACCTCCGCACTAAAACAGGGCCTCCAAAGCAGCTGTCTGAGGAAGATACTCAGGCATTTGTCAACTTCTCTATGTACTGCGCAGCCCAACATCTACCTCTATCTAGAGAAAGAGCCCGCTGTTTCATTCTGGACATTGTCAAGAGATCTG AGAAACCCTGTCTATTTAATATGGAACATGGTCCTAGCGACGAGTGGTTTAGAAAACTGGAAGCCGAATATCACGCCATCCGTTTTCGAACAGCACGGAATGAGGACCGTTCCAGGACTACCATGTCCAATAAGAAGGTCATGGATGAATTTTTCCTGTTTTGGGTGGCACAACTTGAAAAACATGGAGTAACTGCAAAGCCAGCACAG ATCTTCAATTGCGATGAGACAGGGTGGTGTGGAAAGGAAGAGAGCAAAGTCAAAGTAATTGCTCCGCGTACGGGGCCAGTCAAGCAGAGACGTGTGCTGACGGCCGACCACGTGACGGCCCTTCTTTGCGTGTCTGCAGATGGGAAGACAACGCCACCCTGTATAATTTACAAGGAGAGTTTCCCACACCGCACCTACAGAGAGGGTGTGCCCG gATCATGGCTATTTGCAGTGAGTGACACGGGGTATGTGAACACTGAGATCTTCTGTCAGTGGTTTCTGCGTGGGTTTATCCCTAACTGCGGTAAGGAACGCCCCGTTGTTCTCCTCATGGACAACCACGACTCGCATATCAGCTTACCGCTAATACAGGCTGCACGGGCAAACGACATTGTCCTTGTCGGGCTTCCAAGCCACACCACTCACCTTCTACAGCCACTTGACGTTCACATTAATGGTCCATTGAAGCAGAGG GTTTCAAAGATATGCAACAATCTCGGATTCCTGAGACCAGGTGTGGCCATATCGAAGGCGAAGCTCCCGGTCATAATTTCACATGCACTCGACCAGACATCTCCTTCCAGCATAAAGGAGGCTTTCAGGCTATCGGGCATCTTCCCAGTGGACAGGAAGCAGATAACAGATGCCGAGCTGGTTCCACCAACCATAGACGTATCTCTACCACAAGATACCGAACCGATCCGTAGCTGTCATGCCTGTGGTAGCTTTATCGGGGATAATCCTCTTGTTAAGAGAGGGCTGGTGCCAAGACATCTTTGGGACATATTAGTGCCACCACCAATGCCGGCTGCCCCGATTAAGAAACCAAGCGCCAAGATTGTGGCGACAGGAAGAGTGATATCGAGCGACGATATATTAGAGTCGTTGAAG GCGAAGGAAACTGAGGCTGCAGAAAGGTTGCTGCAGAAACACGCGCGAAGGAAAGGGAGGAGAAGAGGAAACAGCGTTTAG